TAAATGTCCACTAAATGTGTAAACAATGACAGCAACTAATGTTGTAAGTGCCACTATCAGTGTGAGGATCAAGTGCCTGGATGTATTGTGCTTGGAAGGCACCCTGGGTACAGAACTGTCTTTCTCCATCTGGTATACTGTATTTTCTGCTGTTTCTATTAGTTAGAGGGAGACAATCACTCCTTTCTGTGAAATGcttatttgatatatcaATTGGTAATATACTGCAATGTTCTTAATAACACAATTGCTATCATGTGGATGGGTATTTCGAATGATATTAAAGTTACTGCTGGCTCATTGAAATACTACTATAGTTATGTGAAATTTCAGCCTACCCTTTCTGCTTCCAGGCTGTAGAATTCCAAAAAAGGGTAAACCCAGGTTGATGCATTGTCAGTCACGTGCAgacaaataaaattacaCATCACGTGCTCATTATGACAATCAGTTCACGTGACACAAATAGCTCTCGCATTCGTCGTAGGTATTTGTGTCACGTGAAAACCGATGGGCGCGAAGGCATCCAACGAACAAATCTGCTCGTGCGCATGTTTCAGCATTTGCTGTTTTTGTTTCTGCTGCTGCCGCAGATGCTATTACAGACAGATGCTTTGGCACACACTCGTGTTCGCACACTCAACCCAAACCTATGCGAAAAGTTCGCTCTTGGTTCCCTATTCGGAAATCCTAAATACGAACTGCGGTCCCAAAAGAAACAGGGACACCTGAGACCGCATCACTGCTCGCCAAACCAATTTCCCGATTCAGATTCGAGAAGTTTCCTAATTAGGAAAACTCGACCAGATCACGAATCGTTTTTCGCTTAAAAAGGTTTCGTACGTTTTGTCCATTTCGGGAAATTCCGTTGAAAAAGCAACGCGCGCACCGTGTGTGTGGTATGTGCGGGTTGTACGTGGTATTCTCTATcctttatttcttttttcttgtCTGCTCAGAGATCTCTTTACGTAAGGCTATTTGTTTTCCCCTTTTGGGCATTGTGACATTTCGAAACTTTTCCACTAACTAGGAATATTAATGAGGTTTAGAGCCATAATAGCAATGCTGGAAAGACTATTTAGATTTAGCAGAACTTGAAGGTGTCCTGTGGATATCGACGCGATTATTCAAGGTGAAGGTGTATCTGTTCCGTTATGGTTTCAATTGTGTTTAAATTATATCTCCTAATTGAGAATGTTGATTGGATTGCGGTTGATTAAGAGTTTATTTGAACCCTTTGGGGTAGAATTGCAATTCCAATTGAGGTTTTTGGTTGAATGAAGTGAGATATATAAGGATGTTGGTCATTTGATGGTCTATGATAATGGGTATTGTGGTCAATGCCAGGTTTTTACCATCCGACACAGACATAAGATAACGCACGCGCACGCACACTTCAACAGATACAAGTATGAGTACACAACACAGACTACCTTCTCTAGATATCCTATTGCAGGCTTCTGAATTCCAAAGAACGCTCGAAAATGACATTCCAAAGGCCAACATTCTATTGTCCATGAGGAAAGAGAACTTCAGTAGCCAAGCAAAGGTGGTGTTGCCTCCAATTAACGTTAGCGCCATGAACGATGTTTCAGATACCAACCACAATGTCTCGTCGCTTCCTCCGACGCCAGCCGCTACACCGAGTCCAAACGGAAAGACATGTGGACTAGATAGCAGTGATAATAACTCTGAAATAAGTTCACCTACCCCATTGAGATCCGGTAGTGTTTCCTGTTCTCCAAAGAGAGAGTTCGCTTTCATTACccattcaaaaaaatcatatcCAAGCAAGAAACCAAGAGTCGATAACGAACAACTCGCCCGtagaaagagaagaaagacTTCTCAGCATGAGTTAGACattttaaatgaacaaTTCAAGTTATCTCAAACCATTGGAAGAACAACAAGAATGGAATTGGCAAATAAATGTAGCATGTCCGAAAAGGCTGTTCAAATTTGGTTCCAAAATAAAAGACAAGCGATTAAAAAACAACAGAATAAACTCCAAGACAATCACTTAAAGATTAGAAGCATAGTCACACTTAAGGACAACCATCCAATTCACACAGTTTCTTCCAGCAATGGACCAAAAAAAGAGACTAGACATGAAATTGTAATGACAT
The Tetrapisispora phaffii CBS 4417 chromosome 11, complete genome DNA segment above includes these coding regions:
- the YHP1 gene encoding Yhp1p (similar to Saccharomyces cerevisiae YHP1 (YDR451C) and YOX1 (YML027W); ancestral locus Anc_5.567) — encoded protein: MSTQHRLPSLDILLQASEFQRTLENDIPKANILLSMRKENFSSQAKVVLPPINVSAMNDVSDTNHNVSSLPPTPAATPSPNGKTCGLDSSDNNSEISSPTPLRSGSVSCSPKREFAFITHSKKSYPSKKPRVDNEQLARRKRRKTSQHELDILNEQFKLSQTIGRTTRMELANKCSMSEKAVQIWFQNKRQAIKKQQNKLQDNHLKIRSIVTLKDNHPIHTVSSSNGPKKETRHEIVMTSPKSKVSLPSPRSSPVTASSKGPQALTFHISSNDKTLKAVNKSSNNRVNKLINKYNSSLDKVSNSDNSLSIKKFKLAFKSSGSLPLKEINQNML